The Dunckerocampus dactyliophorus isolate RoL2022-P2 chromosome 13, RoL_Ddac_1.1, whole genome shotgun sequence genome window below encodes:
- the gabrg1 gene encoding gamma-aminobutyric acid receptor subunit gamma-1 isoform X3 translates to MKPLFARAARGKATMSPWMLFAMLGFCVALGPGKQEEEDYEDVPINKTWVLSPKVYESDVTMILNKLLQGYDNKLRPDIGVRPTVIETAVYVNSIGPVDPINMEYTIDIFFAQTWYDSRLKFNSSMKLLMLNSNMVGKIWIPDTFFRNSRKSDAHWITTPNRLLRLWSNGRVMYTLRLTINAECYLKLHNFPMDEHSCPLEFSSYGYPRNEILYRWQRRAVEVADQRYWRLYQFAFVGMRNTTDVAHTQSGEYVIMTIFFDLSRRMGYFTIQTYIPCSMIVVLSWVSFWINKDAVPARTSLGITTVLTMTTLSTISRKSLPKVSYVTAMDLFVSVCFIFTFAALMEYGTLHYFTSNRQTKKAKANNHAQQKTSSMVSIHPGMSLLQMNNIMHYHDEDDYAYDCLDGKDCTSFFCCFDDCRSGAWRENRMHVRVSKIDSYSRIFFPTAFGLFNLVYWIGYLYL, encoded by the exons ATGAAGCCTCTGTTTGCTCGGGCTGCGCGGGGCAAAGCCACGATGAGCCCATGGATGCTCTTTGCGATGCTTGGATTCTG TGTGGCGCTCGGGCCTGGCAAGCAAGAAGAGGAGGATTATGAAGATGTACCCATTAATAAGACCTGGGTCTTATCTCCAAAGGTCTATGAGAGCGATGTGACGATGATACTTAACAAACTTCTACAAGGATACGACAACAAACTACGACCTGACATTGGTG tgAGGCCGACTGTGATTGAAACAGCGGTGTATGTCAACAGCATTGGACCAGTGGACCCCATCAACATG GAATACACTATTGATATCTTCTTTGCCCAGACATGGTATGACAGCAGACTTAAGTTCAACAGCTCAATGAAACTACTCATGCTCAACAGTAACATGGTAGGCAAAATCTGGATTCCCGACACGTTCTTCAGGAATTCCAGGAAATCGGATGCGCACTGGATCACTACACCGAACCGTCTACTGAGGCTGTGGAGCAATGGGAGAGTAATGTACACACTGAG GTTGACTATTAATGCGGAGTGTTACCTTAAGCTGCATAACTTTCCAATGGATGAGCACTCGTGTCCGCTGGAGTTTTCAAGCT ATGGTTACCCTCGGAATGAAATCTTGTATCGATGGCAAAGACGAGCAGTGGAAGTGGCCGACCAGCGGTATTGGAGACTTTACCAGTTTGCATTTGTAGGGATGAGAAATACCACTGATGTGGCACACACCCAGTCAG GAGAATATGTCATCATGACAATCTTTTTTGACTTGAGCCGGAGAATGGGTTATTTCACCATCCAGACCTACATTCCTTGCAGTATGATTGTGGTCTTGTCCTGGGTCTCTTTCTGGATCAACAAGGATGCTGTGCCTGCTCGCACATCTCTAG GTATCACCACGGTGCTCACCATGACAACTCTTAGCACCATCTCCAGGAAGTCCTTGCCAAAGGTCTCCTATGTTACTGCGATGGATTTATTCGTCTCTGTCTGCTTCATCTTCACCTTTGCTGCTTTAATGGAGTACGGAACGCTGCATTACTTCACCAGCAATAGACAGACCAAGAAGGCTAAAGCCAACAACCACGCACAA CAGAAAACTTCTAGCATGGTCAGCATTCATCCTGGAATGTCGCTGCTGCAAATGAACAACATTATGCACTATCACGATGAGGACGACTATGCCTACGACTGTTTGGACGGAAAAGACTGCACGAGCTTCTTCTGCTGCTTTGACGACTGTCGCTCAGGTGCCTGGCGAGAAAACAGGATGCATGTACGAGTTTCCAAGATTGATTCTTACTCCCGAATATTTTTCCCTACTGCTTTTGGCCTTTTTAATTTGGTTTATTGGATAGGCTATCTGTACCTTTAA
- the gabrg1 gene encoding gamma-aminobutyric acid receptor subunit gamma-1 isoform X4, producing the protein MKPLFARAARGKATMSPWMLFAMLGFCVALGPGKQEEEDYEDVPINKTWVLSPKVYESDVTMILNKLLQGYDNKLRPDIGVRPTVIETAVYVNSIGPVDPINMEYTIDIFFAQTWYDSRLKFNSSMKLLMLNSNMVGKIWIPDTFFRNSRKSDAHWITTPNRLLRLWSNGRVMYTLRLTINAECYLKLHNFPMDEHSCPLEFSSYGYPRNEILYRWQRRAVEVADQRYWRLYQFAFVGMRNTTDVAHTQSGEYVIMTIFFDLSRRMGYFTIQTYIPCSMIVVLSWVSFWINKDAVPARTSLGITTVLTMTTLSTISRKSLPKVSYVTAMDLFVSVCFIFTFAALMEYGTLHYFTSNRQTKKAKANNHAQKTSSMVSIHPGMSLLQMNNIMHYHDEDDYAYDCLDGKDCTSFFCCFDDCRSGAWRENRMHVRVSKIDSYSRIFFPTAFGLFNLVYWIGYLYL; encoded by the exons ATGAAGCCTCTGTTTGCTCGGGCTGCGCGGGGCAAAGCCACGATGAGCCCATGGATGCTCTTTGCGATGCTTGGATTCTG TGTGGCGCTCGGGCCTGGCAAGCAAGAAGAGGAGGATTATGAAGATGTACCCATTAATAAGACCTGGGTCTTATCTCCAAAGGTCTATGAGAGCGATGTGACGATGATACTTAACAAACTTCTACAAGGATACGACAACAAACTACGACCTGACATTGGTG tgAGGCCGACTGTGATTGAAACAGCGGTGTATGTCAACAGCATTGGACCAGTGGACCCCATCAACATG GAATACACTATTGATATCTTCTTTGCCCAGACATGGTATGACAGCAGACTTAAGTTCAACAGCTCAATGAAACTACTCATGCTCAACAGTAACATGGTAGGCAAAATCTGGATTCCCGACACGTTCTTCAGGAATTCCAGGAAATCGGATGCGCACTGGATCACTACACCGAACCGTCTACTGAGGCTGTGGAGCAATGGGAGAGTAATGTACACACTGAG GTTGACTATTAATGCGGAGTGTTACCTTAAGCTGCATAACTTTCCAATGGATGAGCACTCGTGTCCGCTGGAGTTTTCAAGCT ATGGTTACCCTCGGAATGAAATCTTGTATCGATGGCAAAGACGAGCAGTGGAAGTGGCCGACCAGCGGTATTGGAGACTTTACCAGTTTGCATTTGTAGGGATGAGAAATACCACTGATGTGGCACACACCCAGTCAG GAGAATATGTCATCATGACAATCTTTTTTGACTTGAGCCGGAGAATGGGTTATTTCACCATCCAGACCTACATTCCTTGCAGTATGATTGTGGTCTTGTCCTGGGTCTCTTTCTGGATCAACAAGGATGCTGTGCCTGCTCGCACATCTCTAG GTATCACCACGGTGCTCACCATGACAACTCTTAGCACCATCTCCAGGAAGTCCTTGCCAAAGGTCTCCTATGTTACTGCGATGGATTTATTCGTCTCTGTCTGCTTCATCTTCACCTTTGCTGCTTTAATGGAGTACGGAACGCTGCATTACTTCACCAGCAATAGACAGACCAAGAAGGCTAAAGCCAACAACCACGCACAA AAAACTTCTAGCATGGTCAGCATTCATCCTGGAATGTCGCTGCTGCAAATGAACAACATTATGCACTATCACGATGAGGACGACTATGCCTACGACTGTTTGGACGGAAAAGACTGCACGAGCTTCTTCTGCTGCTTTGACGACTGTCGCTCAGGTGCCTGGCGAGAAAACAGGATGCATGTACGAGTTTCCAAGATTGATTCTTACTCCCGAATATTTTTCCCTACTGCTTTTGGCCTTTTTAATTTGGTTTATTGGATAGGCTATCTGTACCTTTAA
- the gabrg1 gene encoding gamma-aminobutyric acid receptor subunit gamma-1 isoform X2: MKPLFARAARGKATMSPWMLFAMLGFCVALGPGKQEEEDYEDVPINKTWVLSPKVYESDVTMILNKLLQGYDNKLRPDIGVRPTVIETAVYVNSIGPVDPINMEYTIDIFFAQTWYDSRLKFNSSMKLLMLNSNMVGKIWIPDTFFRNSRKSDAHWITTPNRLLRLWSNGRVMYTLRLTINAECYLKLHNFPMDEHSCPLEFSSYGYPRNEILYRWQRRAVEVADQRYWRLYQFAFVGMRNTTDVAHTQSGRKLQIRCLISQDLLYRTLPKLIKHFRIIVLFLGEYVIMTIFFDLSRRMGYFTIQTYIPCSMIVVLSWVSFWINKDAVPARTSLGITTVLTMTTLSTISRKSLPKVSYVTAMDLFVSVCFIFTFAALMEYGTLHYFTSNRQTKKAKANNHAQKTSSMVSIHPGMSLLQMNNIMHYHDEDDYAYDCLDGKDCTSFFCCFDDCRSGAWRENRMHVRVSKIDSYSRIFFPTAFGLFNLVYWIGYLYL, from the exons ATGAAGCCTCTGTTTGCTCGGGCTGCGCGGGGCAAAGCCACGATGAGCCCATGGATGCTCTTTGCGATGCTTGGATTCTG TGTGGCGCTCGGGCCTGGCAAGCAAGAAGAGGAGGATTATGAAGATGTACCCATTAATAAGACCTGGGTCTTATCTCCAAAGGTCTATGAGAGCGATGTGACGATGATACTTAACAAACTTCTACAAGGATACGACAACAAACTACGACCTGACATTGGTG tgAGGCCGACTGTGATTGAAACAGCGGTGTATGTCAACAGCATTGGACCAGTGGACCCCATCAACATG GAATACACTATTGATATCTTCTTTGCCCAGACATGGTATGACAGCAGACTTAAGTTCAACAGCTCAATGAAACTACTCATGCTCAACAGTAACATGGTAGGCAAAATCTGGATTCCCGACACGTTCTTCAGGAATTCCAGGAAATCGGATGCGCACTGGATCACTACACCGAACCGTCTACTGAGGCTGTGGAGCAATGGGAGAGTAATGTACACACTGAG GTTGACTATTAATGCGGAGTGTTACCTTAAGCTGCATAACTTTCCAATGGATGAGCACTCGTGTCCGCTGGAGTTTTCAAGCT ATGGTTACCCTCGGAATGAAATCTTGTATCGATGGCAAAGACGAGCAGTGGAAGTGGCCGACCAGCGGTATTGGAGACTTTACCAGTTTGCATTTGTAGGGATGAGAAATACCACTGATGTGGCACACACCCAGTCAGGTAGGAAATTGCAGATTCGTTGTCTCATTTCTCAAGATTTACTATACCGTACCCTGCCAAAATTAATAAAGCATTTCCGCATTATTGTACTCTTTTTAGGAGAATATGTCATCATGACAATCTTTTTTGACTTGAGCCGGAGAATGGGTTATTTCACCATCCAGACCTACATTCCTTGCAGTATGATTGTGGTCTTGTCCTGGGTCTCTTTCTGGATCAACAAGGATGCTGTGCCTGCTCGCACATCTCTAG GTATCACCACGGTGCTCACCATGACAACTCTTAGCACCATCTCCAGGAAGTCCTTGCCAAAGGTCTCCTATGTTACTGCGATGGATTTATTCGTCTCTGTCTGCTTCATCTTCACCTTTGCTGCTTTAATGGAGTACGGAACGCTGCATTACTTCACCAGCAATAGACAGACCAAGAAGGCTAAAGCCAACAACCACGCACAA AAAACTTCTAGCATGGTCAGCATTCATCCTGGAATGTCGCTGCTGCAAATGAACAACATTATGCACTATCACGATGAGGACGACTATGCCTACGACTGTTTGGACGGAAAAGACTGCACGAGCTTCTTCTGCTGCTTTGACGACTGTCGCTCAGGTGCCTGGCGAGAAAACAGGATGCATGTACGAGTTTCCAAGATTGATTCTTACTCCCGAATATTTTTCCCTACTGCTTTTGGCCTTTTTAATTTGGTTTATTGGATAGGCTATCTGTACCTTTAA
- the gabrg1 gene encoding gamma-aminobutyric acid receptor subunit gamma-1 isoform X1, which translates to MKPLFARAARGKATMSPWMLFAMLGFCVALGPGKQEEEDYEDVPINKTWVLSPKVYESDVTMILNKLLQGYDNKLRPDIGVRPTVIETAVYVNSIGPVDPINMEYTIDIFFAQTWYDSRLKFNSSMKLLMLNSNMVGKIWIPDTFFRNSRKSDAHWITTPNRLLRLWSNGRVMYTLRLTINAECYLKLHNFPMDEHSCPLEFSSYGYPRNEILYRWQRRAVEVADQRYWRLYQFAFVGMRNTTDVAHTQSGRKLQIRCLISQDLLYRTLPKLIKHFRIIVLFLGEYVIMTIFFDLSRRMGYFTIQTYIPCSMIVVLSWVSFWINKDAVPARTSLGITTVLTMTTLSTISRKSLPKVSYVTAMDLFVSVCFIFTFAALMEYGTLHYFTSNRQTKKAKANNHAQQKTSSMVSIHPGMSLLQMNNIMHYHDEDDYAYDCLDGKDCTSFFCCFDDCRSGAWRENRMHVRVSKIDSYSRIFFPTAFGLFNLVYWIGYLYL; encoded by the exons ATGAAGCCTCTGTTTGCTCGGGCTGCGCGGGGCAAAGCCACGATGAGCCCATGGATGCTCTTTGCGATGCTTGGATTCTG TGTGGCGCTCGGGCCTGGCAAGCAAGAAGAGGAGGATTATGAAGATGTACCCATTAATAAGACCTGGGTCTTATCTCCAAAGGTCTATGAGAGCGATGTGACGATGATACTTAACAAACTTCTACAAGGATACGACAACAAACTACGACCTGACATTGGTG tgAGGCCGACTGTGATTGAAACAGCGGTGTATGTCAACAGCATTGGACCAGTGGACCCCATCAACATG GAATACACTATTGATATCTTCTTTGCCCAGACATGGTATGACAGCAGACTTAAGTTCAACAGCTCAATGAAACTACTCATGCTCAACAGTAACATGGTAGGCAAAATCTGGATTCCCGACACGTTCTTCAGGAATTCCAGGAAATCGGATGCGCACTGGATCACTACACCGAACCGTCTACTGAGGCTGTGGAGCAATGGGAGAGTAATGTACACACTGAG GTTGACTATTAATGCGGAGTGTTACCTTAAGCTGCATAACTTTCCAATGGATGAGCACTCGTGTCCGCTGGAGTTTTCAAGCT ATGGTTACCCTCGGAATGAAATCTTGTATCGATGGCAAAGACGAGCAGTGGAAGTGGCCGACCAGCGGTATTGGAGACTTTACCAGTTTGCATTTGTAGGGATGAGAAATACCACTGATGTGGCACACACCCAGTCAGGTAGGAAATTGCAGATTCGTTGTCTCATTTCTCAAGATTTACTATACCGTACCCTGCCAAAATTAATAAAGCATTTCCGCATTATTGTACTCTTTTTAGGAGAATATGTCATCATGACAATCTTTTTTGACTTGAGCCGGAGAATGGGTTATTTCACCATCCAGACCTACATTCCTTGCAGTATGATTGTGGTCTTGTCCTGGGTCTCTTTCTGGATCAACAAGGATGCTGTGCCTGCTCGCACATCTCTAG GTATCACCACGGTGCTCACCATGACAACTCTTAGCACCATCTCCAGGAAGTCCTTGCCAAAGGTCTCCTATGTTACTGCGATGGATTTATTCGTCTCTGTCTGCTTCATCTTCACCTTTGCTGCTTTAATGGAGTACGGAACGCTGCATTACTTCACCAGCAATAGACAGACCAAGAAGGCTAAAGCCAACAACCACGCACAA CAGAAAACTTCTAGCATGGTCAGCATTCATCCTGGAATGTCGCTGCTGCAAATGAACAACATTATGCACTATCACGATGAGGACGACTATGCCTACGACTGTTTGGACGGAAAAGACTGCACGAGCTTCTTCTGCTGCTTTGACGACTGTCGCTCAGGTGCCTGGCGAGAAAACAGGATGCATGTACGAGTTTCCAAGATTGATTCTTACTCCCGAATATTTTTCCCTACTGCTTTTGGCCTTTTTAATTTGGTTTATTGGATAGGCTATCTGTACCTTTAA